The following proteins come from a genomic window of Geothrix edaphica:
- a CDS encoding O-antigen ligase family protein produces MSPQDLPLLSTDGAAEGNRSALILPFVLGMGINLVSLLVGEPYRMAELGLAVALVATLAWSARPLTWIVFTAVLAANPANTSTPVALNLFCAAVYFALARRSGVGRLPRLAQVALFLAVLSLVISILASLWLDPATATIHTTDVSQPRPWGTTWAGGASMEMLTSQGVSVANYLLGPFLFIPLICSRIREDHDPDLLLKGLVLGFLVPTLLMFLLARTLGKPTFDANALREGMLNVSTFRLGQLDIQMIRTQVGIVLAALICASFAVAVAQVGRGVRLAAAACLALSGYFLLVTGSVGSSLAALAGIVLILLLGKRRFSVRRYALVLVAGGGLLVGAWAVLPEGVQRYAVTRYEVRVGGGGPATATADRAWRWKKSFSYLMDNPSGVGWSLYVEPLGIYPHNDYLTYGIAFGVLCGLLYFLLPSGLLLSFVAFKPGAAESARFALSLAGAGAATVLLLNSLSDHMTANRWYFNVVWMMIWYAFFASRARPVAAETPEGPPPADSIQRSPLP; encoded by the coding sequence ATGAGCCCCCAGGACCTTCCCCTCCTCTCCACCGACGGGGCGGCGGAAGGAAACCGCTCGGCGCTGATCCTTCCGTTCGTGCTGGGCATGGGGATCAACCTGGTCTCCCTGCTGGTGGGCGAGCCGTACCGCATGGCCGAGCTGGGGCTGGCCGTCGCCCTGGTCGCGACCCTCGCCTGGTCGGCCCGGCCCCTGACCTGGATCGTGTTCACCGCCGTGCTCGCCGCGAATCCCGCCAACACCTCGACCCCCGTGGCCCTCAACCTCTTCTGCGCGGCGGTCTATTTCGCGCTGGCGCGGCGAAGCGGGGTGGGCAGGCTGCCGAGACTGGCCCAGGTTGCGCTCTTCCTCGCGGTGCTCTCGCTTGTCATCAGCATCCTGGCCTCCCTGTGGCTGGATCCTGCCACCGCCACCATCCACACCACGGACGTCTCGCAGCCGCGCCCCTGGGGGACCACCTGGGCCGGAGGGGCCTCCATGGAGATGCTGACCTCCCAGGGGGTCTCCGTGGCCAACTACCTGCTGGGCCCCTTCCTGTTCATCCCGCTCATCTGCTCGCGGATCCGGGAGGACCACGACCCGGACCTGCTGCTGAAGGGCCTGGTGCTGGGCTTCCTGGTGCCGACCCTGCTGATGTTCCTGCTGGCCAGGACCCTGGGGAAGCCCACTTTCGACGCCAACGCCCTGCGGGAAGGGATGCTCAACGTATCGACCTTCCGCTTGGGCCAGCTGGACATCCAGATGATCCGCACCCAGGTGGGCATCGTGCTCGCAGCGCTGATCTGCGCCTCCTTCGCCGTGGCCGTGGCCCAGGTCGGGCGGGGGGTGCGCCTGGCGGCCGCCGCCTGCCTGGCCCTCTCCGGCTACTTCCTGCTGGTCACAGGCAGCGTCGGCAGCTCCCTGGCGGCCCTGGCGGGCATCGTGCTGATCCTCCTGCTGGGCAAGCGACGCTTCTCGGTGCGGCGCTACGCCCTGGTGCTGGTGGCGGGCGGGGGACTCCTGGTGGGCGCCTGGGCAGTGCTGCCTGAGGGCGTGCAGCGCTATGCGGTCACCCGGTACGAAGTGAGGGTGGGAGGGGGAGGCCCCGCCACAGCCACCGCCGACCGGGCCTGGCGCTGGAAGAAGTCCTTCAGCTACCTCATGGACAACCCCAGCGGCGTCGGCTGGTCGCTGTACGTGGAACCCCTGGGGATCTACCCACACAACGACTACCTGACCTACGGCATCGCCTTCGGGGTGCTGTGCGGCCTGCTCTACTTCCTGCTTCCCTCGGGTCTGCTGCTCTCTTTCGTGGCGTTCAAGCCCGGGGCTGCGGAATCAGCCCGCTTCGCCTTGTCCCTGGCGGGGGCGGGGGCGGCCACGGTGCTGCTCCTGAACTCCCTGTCCGATCACATGACCGCCAACCGCTGGTACTTCAACGTGGTGTGGATGATGATCTGGTACGCCTTCTTCGCCAGCCGCGCCCGGCCTGTCGCCGCGGAAACCCCTGAAGGGCCGCCTCCGGCTGACTCCATCCAGAGGAGCCCGCTGCCATGA
- a CDS encoding CatB-related O-acetyltransferase has translation MLGILKRLAKWVKFSVMGRRRGIRIGPRCLIGYHSELEGGNTFLAGTVFSGRLGYGSYLGEDCRIEATVGRFCSISADVATIPGRHPISEFVSTHPAFYSLKRQAGFTFAKTQAYEEYAFADPARRVGVVIGHDVLISYGVRILEGVRIGDGAILAAGALVRTDVEPYAIYGGVPARKLGQRFDDETIRQLLEIRWWDRPLDWIRDHAAAFRDVPAFLAACRVDSRSLPDTPSPDPTPSEAP, from the coding sequence ATGCTGGGAATCCTCAAGCGCCTGGCGAAATGGGTGAAGTTCTCCGTGATGGGCCGCCGCCGGGGCATCCGGATCGGACCGCGCTGCCTGATCGGCTACCACAGCGAGCTGGAGGGGGGGAACACCTTCCTGGCGGGCACCGTCTTCAGCGGCCGCCTGGGCTACGGCAGCTACCTGGGGGAGGACTGCCGGATCGAGGCCACGGTGGGGCGCTTCTGCTCCATCAGCGCGGACGTGGCCACCATCCCCGGGCGCCATCCCATCTCGGAGTTCGTCTCGACCCATCCGGCCTTCTACTCCCTGAAGCGGCAGGCGGGATTCACCTTTGCGAAGACCCAGGCCTACGAGGAGTACGCCTTCGCCGATCCGGCGCGCCGCGTGGGGGTGGTCATCGGCCATGACGTGCTCATCAGCTACGGGGTGAGGATCCTGGAGGGGGTGCGCATCGGCGACGGGGCCATTCTGGCCGCAGGTGCCCTGGTGCGGACCGATGTGGAGCCCTACGCCATCTACGGGGGCGTTCCCGCCCGCAAGCTGGGGCAGCGCTTCGATGACGAGACCATCCGCCAGCTGCTGGAGATCCGCTGGTGGGACCGGCCCCTGGACTGGATCCGCGATCACGCTGCCGCCTTCCGGGACGTGCCCGCCTTCCTGGCGGCCTGCCGCGTGGACTCGAGATCGCTCCCGGATACTCCCTCCCCTGACCCGACGCCCTCCGAGGCCCCATGA
- a CDS encoding glycosyltransferase: MSGTRRLMILPCEPGRQDGYSLAVAADLARLAPGPEDVVVYRSAPSAARQDGALPIATATAAEKAWNILRGRPPYELLEGSLRRCLAGVAGGFEEIFAGEIFFYRALRQMFPAAQIQARSHNFYSLGRCRQLLGHVPTNLRHSLNLFLYSRLEMEILADPKASLAFITEEELAFARLLSPLAPSSWWPVVDPGLALREDLRAPTVPRLVFFGSAAASHTAIGLKLLCQEVFPRLRARMPQVELHLFGHGSEAYGAPARGIHGHGRFAGDGLPFEGDGLFCVPDVHGCGIKLKVADLLKAGAPFITTPMGLSGYHLPPHPHVLVHELKDWAEALAAYFQAQGLDQPPRTTA, from the coding sequence ATGAGCGGAACCCGCCGATTGATGATCCTTCCCTGCGAGCCCGGGCGGCAGGACGGCTACAGCCTCGCCGTCGCCGCCGACCTGGCGCGCCTGGCGCCGGGACCGGAGGACGTGGTCGTCTACCGCAGCGCCCCGTCCGCGGCGCGGCAGGACGGGGCCCTGCCCATCGCCACCGCCACCGCCGCCGAAAAGGCCTGGAACATCCTGCGGGGGCGCCCGCCCTATGAGCTGCTGGAAGGTTCGCTCCGCCGCTGTCTGGCGGGGGTGGCGGGAGGCTTCGAGGAGATCTTCGCGGGCGAGATCTTCTTCTATCGGGCCTTGCGCCAGATGTTCCCTGCCGCGCAGATCCAGGCCCGCTCCCACAACTTCTACAGCCTGGGCCGCTGCCGACAGCTGCTGGGTCACGTGCCCACCAACCTGAGGCACAGCCTGAACCTGTTCCTGTACTCCCGGCTCGAGATGGAGATTCTCGCCGACCCGAAGGCGAGCCTGGCGTTCATCACCGAGGAGGAGCTGGCCTTCGCCAGGCTGCTCTCGCCCCTCGCCCCGAGCTCCTGGTGGCCGGTGGTCGACCCGGGCCTGGCCCTGCGGGAGGACCTGCGGGCTCCCACGGTGCCCAGGCTGGTCTTCTTCGGAAGCGCCGCGGCCTCGCACACCGCCATCGGCCTGAAGCTGCTCTGCCAGGAGGTGTTCCCCCGGCTGCGGGCACGGATGCCCCAGGTGGAACTCCACCTCTTCGGCCACGGCTCCGAAGCCTACGGCGCTCCCGCCCGCGGCATCCACGGCCATGGCCGGTTCGCGGGCGACGGCCTTCCCTTCGAGGGCGACGGGCTGTTCTGTGTGCCGGATGTCCACGGCTGCGGCATCAAGCTCAAGGTCGCCGACCTGCTGAAGGCGGGCGCCCCGTTCATCACGACCCCCATGGGGCTCTCGGGCTACCACCTCCCGCCCCATCCCCACGTCCTGGTTCACGAGCTGAAGGACTGGGCCGAGGCCCTCGCAGCCTACTTCCAGGCCCAGGGACTGGATCAGCCTCCGCGCACCACAGCCTGA
- a CDS encoding glycosyltransferase family 4 protein, protein MDLLYVSRLCSESRLAVLLREQPVKPAQQEQKFHGLLARGLAATNGPVTALSLLPHRPGTRGLPTQEDESEGGLDYRYLSLRMLPGISHAVVFLWSLATTLRWRFSRRAGPCFVLCDVLDLSISAGAWVAAAMTRTPTLAIVTDVPDILHDYIGGGDSTFRRLLIRAYRALATGLTERYDAYLVLTEAMNPVVNPRRRPHVVIEGMVDPAMAATDNTLPGKRPEGVILYAGALYAKYGVRTLIDAFQRLPEPDARLWLYGSGELEAQIRDAQARDPRITFWGVRPNAEVVVAEVEATLLVNPRPSTEAFTRFSFPSKNMEYMASGTPVLTTPLPGMPPEYLDHVFTFDAEHEEGMARTLASLLAQPREALHARGLGAKAFVLSCKTSHHQARRVSALLQAVVRGG, encoded by the coding sequence ATGGACCTCCTCTACGTGTCGCGGCTCTGCTCGGAATCGCGACTGGCGGTTCTCCTGCGCGAGCAGCCGGTCAAGCCCGCCCAGCAGGAGCAGAAGTTCCATGGCCTGCTGGCCCGGGGCCTGGCCGCCACCAACGGGCCCGTGACCGCCCTCTCCCTGCTTCCCCATCGTCCCGGAACCCGGGGCCTCCCCACCCAGGAGGACGAATCCGAGGGCGGCCTGGACTACCGGTACCTGTCCCTGCGGATGCTCCCGGGCATCTCCCACGCCGTGGTCTTCCTGTGGAGCCTGGCCACGACCCTGCGCTGGCGCTTCTCCCGGAGGGCCGGGCCCTGTTTCGTGCTCTGCGACGTGCTGGACCTCTCCATCTCCGCCGGAGCCTGGGTGGCCGCAGCGATGACCCGCACCCCCACCCTGGCCATCGTCACCGATGTTCCCGACATCCTCCACGACTACATCGGCGGGGGCGACTCGACCTTCCGGCGCCTGCTCATCCGGGCCTACCGGGCGCTGGCCACAGGCCTGACGGAACGCTACGACGCCTACCTGGTGCTGACGGAGGCCATGAATCCCGTGGTCAATCCGCGTCGCCGGCCCCACGTGGTGATCGAAGGCATGGTCGATCCCGCCATGGCCGCCACGGACAACACCCTGCCCGGCAAGCGGCCCGAGGGCGTGATCCTCTACGCCGGGGCCCTCTACGCGAAGTACGGGGTGCGCACCCTGATCGATGCCTTCCAGCGCCTGCCCGAGCCTGATGCACGGCTTTGGCTATACGGCAGCGGCGAGCTCGAAGCGCAGATCCGCGACGCCCAGGCGCGGGACCCCCGCATCACCTTCTGGGGCGTGCGGCCCAATGCGGAGGTGGTGGTCGCAGAGGTGGAGGCCACCCTGCTCGTGAATCCGCGCCCCTCGACGGAAGCCTTCACCCGCTTCTCCTTCCCCTCGAAGAACATGGAGTACATGGCCTCCGGCACCCCTGTGCTCACCACCCCCCTGCCCGGCATGCCGCCCGAATACCTCGACCATGTCTTCACCTTCGACGCGGAGCATGAGGAGGGCATGGCCCGCACACTGGCCTCGCTGCTGGCCCAGCCCAGGGAGGCCCTGCATGCCAGGGGCCTCGGCGCCAAGGCCTTCGTCCTCTCCTGCAAGACCAGCCACCACCAGGCCCGCCGCGTGAGCGCCCTGCTTCAGGCTGTGGTGCGCGGAGGCTGA
- a CDS encoding right-handed parallel beta-helix repeat-containing protein encodes MIPLETPRALARLGLCLLPLLLAGACGSGGQEAVPAPSAPPAVQNLLKEVFVAPEGLPGNPGTLAAPTTLEGAQALLRQVPRATPGILRVTLRGGRYLRTSTFALVAADSGSAANPVEYVAYAGETPRLVGGAAIDPQALRTVASTDPNWARLDSAARPYIRVADLGALRAGMGSLASRTAAGGEVNRAMEAFADGRPLTLARYPKAVEAGSVNLSPPATLRVSGSLTPDATGDYAYKGTDAYGHPYYQLAKGGELWSIAASAASADWNLSNRRDLGGTGTAATWGSWETFAGPAGTFPPFSGASGNAFIAPADGSRPMPGFMLIRATDGSTQITAPESRMGLWRAGEAMYFGEGYYAWAAYHGALSSIDPAGGTLQLSTSPPYGLREGHPFFLYNLLEELTDPGDYFIDRVNARLYLRPPSDVLPNELLLSTLTSPLLSLRGVGRVTWSGISFEAAQGNLVDAQTCTRVTFSRCRFLNAGGWGLLLGGSANHVDACELAYLGKGGIWACGGSRPTLTDSGTVLENCDIHHYDRLFWSYLPGIQLTSINYVPFNDDCSGITVQHNEIHHAPHQAILFQGNNHTFRYNLIHHVCQWTNDAGAIYSQRDWASQGNLLQFNLIRHGGGPFGTWTPAIYLDTGGSGVTIEGNILYQAGPTLAIQHNGGRDVKMRYNVISGGWFGAVSVNYVTTYANNIPGSSLNLLERLAHFAYQAPPWSTAYPWLAPIPNDWTQVQGSHWLEPENCVFYGNLFQGRSSDAIRQENVFPALAPPLAWFAQVSNNPVQVDPQFTDPANLDFRLRAGSPMYGIPGFPGIDAAKIGIQR; translated from the coding sequence ATGATCCCGTTAGAGACACCTCGAGCCTTGGCCCGCCTGGGCTTGTGCCTGCTGCCCCTCCTCCTGGCTGGGGCCTGCGGCAGCGGAGGTCAGGAGGCCGTGCCCGCCCCATCCGCCCCGCCGGCCGTGCAGAACCTGCTGAAGGAAGTGTTCGTGGCGCCCGAGGGCCTGCCCGGCAACCCCGGCACCCTGGCGGCGCCGACCACCCTGGAAGGCGCCCAGGCCCTGCTCCGCCAGGTGCCCCGCGCCACCCCGGGGATCCTTCGCGTCACCCTGCGCGGTGGCCGCTACCTCCGGACCTCCACCTTCGCGCTGGTCGCGGCAGACTCCGGGTCCGCCGCCAACCCGGTGGAATACGTCGCCTACGCCGGGGAGACACCGCGCCTGGTGGGTGGCGCCGCCATCGACCCCCAGGCCCTGCGCACGGTGGCGTCGACGGATCCCAACTGGGCGCGCCTGGACAGCGCAGCCCGCCCCTATATCCGGGTGGCCGACCTGGGGGCCCTCCGCGCGGGAATGGGGAGTCTCGCGAGCCGCACCGCCGCTGGCGGCGAGGTGAACCGGGCCATGGAAGCCTTCGCCGACGGCCGCCCCCTCACCCTGGCCCGGTACCCGAAGGCCGTGGAGGCCGGCTCCGTGAACCTCTCACCGCCGGCCACCTTGCGGGTGTCGGGCAGCCTCACGCCTGATGCCACCGGGGACTACGCCTACAAGGGGACGGACGCCTACGGCCATCCCTACTACCAGCTGGCCAAGGGCGGGGAGCTCTGGTCCATCGCCGCCTCCGCCGCCTCGGCGGACTGGAACCTGTCCAACCGCCGCGACCTGGGGGGTACGGGCACCGCCGCCACCTGGGGCAGCTGGGAGACCTTCGCCGGACCGGCGGGCACCTTCCCCCCCTTCTCGGGCGCGAGCGGCAACGCCTTCATCGCGCCCGCCGACGGCAGCCGGCCCATGCCTGGCTTCATGCTCATCCGGGCCACCGACGGAAGCACGCAGATCACGGCACCTGAATCGCGCATGGGACTCTGGCGCGCGGGCGAGGCCATGTACTTCGGCGAGGGCTACTACGCCTGGGCCGCCTACCATGGCGCCCTCTCGTCGATCGATCCAGCGGGCGGGACCCTCCAACTCTCCACGAGCCCCCCCTACGGGCTGCGCGAGGGCCACCCCTTCTTTCTCTACAACCTGCTCGAGGAGCTCACCGATCCCGGCGACTACTTCATCGACCGGGTGAATGCGCGGCTGTACCTGCGCCCCCCTTCAGATGTCCTGCCGAACGAGCTCCTGCTCTCGACCCTCACCTCGCCGCTGCTCAGCCTGCGCGGTGTGGGCCGCGTGACCTGGAGCGGGATCAGCTTCGAGGCGGCCCAGGGCAACCTGGTGGACGCCCAGACCTGCACCCGGGTGACCTTCAGCCGCTGCCGGTTCCTCAACGCCGGGGGGTGGGGTCTGCTCCTGGGCGGGTCCGCCAACCATGTCGACGCCTGCGAACTGGCCTACCTGGGCAAGGGCGGGATCTGGGCCTGCGGCGGCAGCCGGCCCACCCTGACCGACAGCGGCACGGTGTTGGAGAACTGCGACATCCATCACTACGACCGCCTGTTCTGGAGCTATCTGCCAGGCATCCAGCTCACCTCCATCAACTACGTCCCCTTCAACGACGACTGCAGCGGCATCACGGTCCAGCACAACGAGATCCACCATGCCCCGCACCAGGCGATCCTCTTCCAGGGCAACAACCACACGTTCCGCTACAACCTCATCCACCACGTGTGCCAGTGGACCAACGATGCCGGGGCCATCTACTCGCAGCGGGACTGGGCCAGCCAGGGGAACCTGCTCCAGTTCAACCTGATCCGCCATGGCGGCGGCCCCTTCGGCACCTGGACCCCGGCCATCTACCTCGACACCGGCGGCAGCGGCGTCACCATCGAGGGCAACATCCTGTACCAGGCCGGCCCCACCCTGGCCATCCAGCACAACGGCGGCCGCGACGTGAAGATGCGCTACAACGTGATTTCCGGAGGCTGGTTCGGGGCGGTCTCGGTGAACTATGTCACCACCTATGCCAACAACATCCCGGGCAGCAGCCTGAACCTGCTGGAGAGGCTCGCCCACTTCGCCTACCAGGCTCCCCCCTGGTCCACGGCCTACCCCTGGCTGGCCCCCATTCCCAACGACTGGACCCAGGTCCAGGGCAGCCACTGGCTCGAGCCGGAAAACTGCGTCTTCTACGGCAACCTGTTCCAGGGCCGCTCCTCGGACGCCATCCGCCAGGAGAACGTGTTCCCGGCCCTGGCTCCGCCGCTGGCCTGGTTCGCCCAGGTCTCCAACAACCCGGTCCAGGTGGACCCCCAGTTCACGGACCCGGCGAACCTGGACTTCCGCCTCAGGGCCGGCAGTCCGATGTACGGCATCCCCGGTTTCCCGGGCATCGACGCCGCCAAGATCGGCATCCAGCGCTAG
- a CDS encoding nucleoside-diphosphate sugar epimerase/dehydratase — protein sequence MSSHPTTSEIIKTQWFRQVIKLILDGQMGLVAWLVMSELTQDSAFSASTVAVWCLIVMSASAIFRNTHQHYRMAGFKDLVSTMLAALAAFLVAAGAMAFGVSLSPNRGYLFLFMASLFTGMLWTSIRLVTRAIYEGEIPFFSSVLSRSNPVARALIVGAGRAGFLVAEELKRHQELGAVVVGFVDDAFEKQGLRIQGIPVLGTTELIPMIIQENQISQVIMAIPSAPGQVVRHIRNVVRATGVELKTVPGFYNLLGNQPWQPEIRNVSIEDLLRRDPIHLDQTALGRILHDAVVLITGGGGSIGSELARQVATYSPARIVLLGRGEYSLWLIERELRATFPSLPLSIELCDIRQKERLHQAFLRWKPGVVFHTAAHKHLPFLELYPEEAIENNIFGTRQVLDAALGVGTRIFVNVSTDKSVNPTNVLGVSKFLAETIVRAGADHAAPGTKLVSVRFGNVLGSRGSVVPIFREQILRGGPLTVTDPKMTRYFMTVPEASQLVLQAGLLGETGKVYVLDMGDPVRILDLAKDMITLSGLDPELDIEIKFTGIRPGEKLFEELFHTKETRQSCVHPKVFEALQESSAQTTVEGWLQALRQTLAIEDEALRRREILHLFRRLVPSYVPAANGLGGFSEAPETIELPRAAG from the coding sequence ATGTCCTCCCACCCAACGACAAGCGAGATCATCAAGACCCAGTGGTTCCGTCAGGTCATCAAGCTGATCCTCGACGGCCAGATGGGGCTGGTGGCCTGGCTGGTGATGTCCGAGCTGACCCAGGACTCCGCCTTCAGCGCCTCGACTGTGGCGGTCTGGTGCCTCATCGTCATGTCCGCCAGCGCGATATTCCGGAACACGCATCAGCACTACCGCATGGCGGGCTTCAAGGATCTGGTGTCGACCATGCTGGCCGCCCTGGCGGCCTTCCTGGTCGCCGCAGGCGCCATGGCCTTTGGCGTGAGCCTCTCGCCGAACCGGGGCTACCTCTTCCTGTTCATGGCCAGCCTGTTCACCGGCATGCTGTGGACAAGCATCCGGCTCGTCACCCGCGCCATCTACGAGGGGGAGATCCCCTTTTTCAGCTCGGTGCTGAGCAGGTCCAATCCGGTGGCCCGGGCTCTCATCGTCGGGGCCGGCAGGGCCGGTTTCCTGGTCGCGGAGGAGCTGAAGCGGCACCAGGAGCTGGGCGCCGTGGTCGTGGGATTCGTCGATGATGCCTTCGAGAAGCAGGGCCTGCGCATCCAGGGCATCCCCGTCCTCGGCACCACCGAGCTGATCCCGATGATCATCCAGGAGAACCAGATCAGCCAGGTGATCATGGCCATCCCCAGCGCGCCCGGCCAGGTGGTCCGCCACATCCGGAACGTGGTCAGGGCCACGGGTGTGGAACTCAAGACCGTGCCCGGCTTCTACAACCTGCTGGGCAATCAGCCCTGGCAGCCGGAGATCCGCAATGTGTCCATCGAGGACCTCCTGCGGCGGGATCCGATCCACCTGGACCAGACCGCCCTGGGCCGGATCCTCCACGACGCCGTGGTGCTGATCACCGGCGGCGGCGGCTCCATCGGCAGCGAGCTCGCCCGGCAGGTGGCCACCTACAGCCCCGCGAGGATCGTGCTCCTCGGGCGGGGGGAGTACAGCCTCTGGCTCATCGAGCGGGAGCTGCGCGCCACCTTCCCCAGCCTGCCGCTGAGCATCGAGCTCTGCGATATCCGCCAGAAGGAGCGCCTCCACCAGGCCTTCCTGCGCTGGAAGCCGGGGGTGGTGTTCCACACCGCGGCCCACAAGCACCTGCCCTTTCTTGAGCTGTATCCCGAAGAGGCCATCGAGAACAACATCTTCGGAACCAGGCAGGTGCTGGATGCAGCCCTCGGTGTGGGCACACGGATCTTCGTGAATGTGTCCACCGACAAATCGGTGAATCCCACCAATGTGCTCGGCGTCTCCAAGTTCCTCGCGGAGACCATCGTCCGGGCGGGCGCCGACCACGCTGCGCCTGGCACCAAGCTGGTGAGCGTCCGTTTCGGGAACGTCCTCGGCAGCCGGGGCAGCGTGGTGCCCATCTTCCGGGAGCAGATCCTGCGGGGGGGGCCGCTCACAGTGACGGATCCCAAGATGACCCGCTACTTCATGACGGTGCCCGAGGCCAGCCAGCTCGTGCTCCAGGCCGGCCTGCTGGGCGAGACCGGGAAGGTCTACGTCCTGGACATGGGCGATCCCGTGCGGATCCTCGACCTGGCCAAGGACATGATCACCCTCTCGGGCCTGGATCCGGAGCTCGACATCGAGATCAAGTTCACGGGGATCCGGCCCGGCGAAAAGCTCTTCGAGGAGTTGTTCCACACCAAGGAGACCCGCCAGAGCTGCGTGCATCCCAAGGTCTTCGAAGCCCTCCAGGAGTCAAGCGCCCAGACCACCGTGGAAGGCTGGCTCCAGGCTCTGCGGCAGACACTGGCCATCGAGGACGAGGCCCTGCGCCGCCGGGAGATCCTGCATCTGTTCCGGCGCCTGGTCCCCTCCTATGTCCCCGCCGCCAATGGGTTGGGCGGCTTCTCCGAAGCCCCCGAGACCATCGAACTCCCCAGGGCCGCCGGCTAG
- a CDS encoding polysaccharide biosynthesis/export family protein, with protein sequence MTILQDFLPLSTPVLTDAASSARARGAWPRLTAALGALLLLGACTAPGMKLNVRPGRRETTTQMDGLNVTLRSLSADAVAAQKPRTPDPASLDALFQEKALPYRIGPQDVLLVTVWDHPEISLPLGQYRQDASSGTVVDEAGEIYFPHVGSLKVAGMTTSQARVALISRLSKMLQNPQIDVKVIAYRSQKVYVGGEVRNPAVHNVTDVPFTLAEAINRAGGFLPTADDSRMTLTRGQQVWRLNFQGSLASGNRIAQILLKDGDSLQVPSALENPVYMLGELVRPGTLPLVHGNLSLAKALSDAGGIQGMSADARSIYVIRQGETARGVDVYHLDARNPTAMVLADRFQLNPRDIVYVDAGTLVRFNRVMNLLLPTVTAVNSTALTVAESDYFLNRR encoded by the coding sequence ATGACCATCCTTCAGGATTTCCTCCCCCTTTCCACGCCGGTGCTGACGGATGCGGCTTCTTCCGCCCGGGCGAGGGGTGCGTGGCCCCGCCTGACGGCGGCGCTTGGGGCCCTGCTGCTGCTCGGCGCCTGCACAGCGCCCGGCATGAAACTGAATGTGCGGCCGGGGCGCCGCGAGACCACCACCCAGATGGATGGGCTCAACGTCACCCTGCGTTCCCTAAGCGCCGATGCGGTGGCGGCCCAGAAGCCACGCACTCCTGATCCGGCCTCCCTGGACGCGCTGTTCCAGGAGAAGGCGCTTCCCTACCGCATCGGCCCCCAGGACGTGCTCCTGGTGACGGTGTGGGACCACCCTGAGATCTCCCTGCCCCTGGGCCAGTACCGCCAGGATGCCAGTTCGGGGACCGTGGTGGACGAGGCCGGGGAGATCTACTTCCCCCATGTGGGGAGCCTCAAGGTGGCGGGGATGACCACCTCGCAGGCGCGTGTGGCGCTCATCAGCCGCCTCTCCAAGATGCTCCAGAACCCCCAGATCGACGTGAAGGTCATCGCCTACCGGTCCCAGAAAGTCTATGTGGGGGGCGAGGTCCGGAACCCCGCTGTGCACAACGTGACCGATGTGCCGTTCACGCTGGCCGAGGCCATCAACCGGGCTGGGGGATTCCTGCCGACCGCGGACGACAGCCGCATGACCCTCACCCGCGGGCAGCAGGTCTGGCGGCTGAATTTCCAGGGCTCGCTGGCCTCGGGCAACCGCATCGCGCAGATCCTCCTGAAAGACGGGGATTCCCTGCAGGTGCCCAGCGCCCTCGAGAACCCGGTCTACATGCTCGGCGAGCTGGTCCGCCCCGGCACCTTGCCCCTGGTCCACGGGAATCTCTCCCTGGCCAAGGCGCTTTCGGATGCGGGCGGTATCCAGGGGATGAGTGCCGATGCCCGCTCCATCTACGTCATCCGGCAGGGCGAGACCGCCCGGGGGGTGGACGTGTACCACCTCGATGCGCGCAATCCCACCGCCATGGTGCTGGCGGACCGCTTCCAGCTCAACCCGAGGGACATCGTCTACGTCGATGCGGGGACGCTGGTGCGCTTCAACCGGGTCATGAACCTGCTGCTCCCGACGGTCACGGCGGTCAACTCCACGGCGCTGACGGTCGCGGAATCGGACTACTTCCTCAACCGGAGGTGA
- a CDS encoding low molecular weight protein-tyrosine-phosphatase, which produces MSKPPITSILVLCEGNHCRAPMAEGLLREALGPAVRVSSAGLDALVGAPPDPEAMRLMKAHGVDIASHRGRQVTPEMALESDLILVMDARQRAWCVDLVPSACGRIFLLGHWLGSPPPDISDPYGQGPDAFRLAFDAIRQSVTAWVPHLRSEQRPA; this is translated from the coding sequence ATGTCAAAGCCGCCGATCACGTCCATTCTCGTGCTGTGTGAGGGAAACCACTGTCGCGCACCCATGGCCGAGGGCCTGCTCCGGGAGGCTCTGGGTCCTGCGGTGCGGGTCAGTTCCGCAGGCCTGGATGCGCTGGTGGGAGCCCCCCCGGATCCCGAGGCGATGCGCCTGATGAAGGCCCATGGCGTGGACATCGCCTCCCACCGCGGGCGGCAGGTGACACCGGAGATGGCGCTGGAGTCGGATCTCATCCTGGTCATGGATGCCCGCCAGCGGGCCTGGTGCGTGGATCTGGTGCCCAGCGCCTGCGGGCGGATCTTCCTGCTGGGCCACTGGCTGGGTTCGCCACCGCCCGACATCTCCGATCCCTATGGTCAGGGACCAGACGCCTTCCGGCTGGCCTTTGACGCGATCCGACAATCCGTGACGGCCTGGGTGCCGCATCTCCGTTCAGAGCAGAGGCCGGCATGA